From Malaya genurostris strain Urasoe2022 chromosome 2, Malgen_1.1, whole genome shotgun sequence:
ttccatttattatgttctttgcattattgaatgtattttcacagagacgatatcttccatctgacatcaatatccttgagtgtaaaatgttgaaatagcaacttgtatcactcgagaccgaaaagcataaaatcgaaattttgtccactgaagaaaacattggctagaaccgccttctagtaaGTTTTAGTTTTGTCAAGGTGAAAAATCGGCcatctcgaccaattgctgaaacgttcgcccatctttaattttttagggtttcataaaactcacaagcttaaAAAATTTGCGAAGAATTTTGTggaatgatattttttgaaattcgcgcCATAGCATTAaaaaatcttagcagaaaccgcgccaaatccgcgaaaatcacgaaatccgcgcgaccgtaacaaccctgcaactaaacgaatcgtcaCCAAATTTGGCGAATGTACCAAAGCTGTGAATCGATGCTTTTTAACGAGAACGGATACTTTCTACAATACTTAGAGGTTGTCAtaagggtaatcatggaggagagctaTCACATTATTTTGCTGATAACTCTTTCTAAAATCAATTTATAATTCTTGCCCTCGGAAGTAATATTACAAACAATCATAGAAATAACGTGTATCGTTTGTCATCACGGTTGGCCTGCATATAAGCTAACATGATCTACCTACCTGAAGTAGAATCGTCATTCGAAGCTGGTGCAGCTGTGCTGCCATCCTTGATGCCGTCCGGTGCGCTGTCCTTGCGCGAGAAATGACTCCTTCGGGATCGACTCAGCCCGTTATTGATGGGTGTGGACGTGTTTACTAGCGTCGAGCTGGACGAGCTGGAACTGTCGCCCGATTTACACCCGCTGCTGGCGCCAGGTAGAGTCGGTGGTTCTACGATGAACACATCGTCATCCACTTCGATGCAGTTGGCTCCCATCGCCATAGCATCGAGCCCTACGCCACTGTCGACAAACGGTGATCCAGTTATTAGCTGATGCTGACCCGGCATCGGTGTTACCGGAGAAGCCAGTGAATTCGGTAGGTCAAATCCCATCTCCACAGCAGCCAAAAATTCATTGCTGCTGAAGTAGTCGTCAAGCACCAGCTTTGCAACCTGGTAAATGTTTTGTATGTAGAACGTACAATATAATAATAATCCGATCAACACTCACCCGTACTAAGTCGAAGCATTCTCCGGTGATTTTGACGTTGTGTCTGCCAACACTAACCGTATACTTGTATTCACCCAGAGAAGCATCATTTGAGGATAAACTGTGCAGTAACAATCCCGACTGCTGTCCAAGATTCTGGGATCCGTTTCGGGCCAATTTTGGATGAGTATATTGTGCCGactgatgttgttgttgttgctgctgctgctgttgctggtaCAGGTTACCGTTATTTGAATTAgctaaattcaaattcaaaccaGCTCCGGATTGCGAGCCCGCTTGCTGGAATCCGTTTGGATTGCCCATCAATGTGGAACCTCGCTGCCCAGTGGGATTATTTGGCAAAGAGTTTGGCCCATCGGAGAGTGGTCGTCGTGGGAGCATTTCGTCCGACGCAGACGATGCCAACGAGCTGCACGAGCCATCCTGTGAAGTTTCCAGACGCACCGGAGATGCATTACGACGGATTGTGTCTTCGATCAACTGTTTCGCGTAGCTgatagagaaagaaaaaaacaatgtCACTCACTCACTGGAAGCTAAACAGCCATTTGGAGAGCGGCTGCAAGGAGTCTTACTTGATTTTCTCCTCATTGGGACCGGTAATTTGAACGAGACGTTCCTTCGCACCTGGATTAACTGACAATATAAGTCGGGATTAGAAAATTTTCCTCCAATAGATAACAGTCAAAACACAGAAAAAGTgcaatctttcactcaaatgtAATTTGAGATGTAACGAACGGGTTGGTGAATAAGGTTAGTTATTGCATTTAGAAATAAAATTCTACATACTTCGCCTAATGAATAGAAAGTATGTGAAGATGAAAAATTTGAACAGGAATAACTTGGCTCTAACTCGAGTTGAtattatttaatccagtcgtaAGCCTTTCAGTGTTGATTCATCTCTAATCAATATACTATGGATAAAGGTAAAATGTGAGAAAGCAGCGAACGATAGCGAAGAAGTACGTATAATGCACATTGGAATGCTGGACAGCAGACAGCAAATCGTGTCGTTGAAGCACGTGCATACGTAAGGCTTATTTCCGGGGCCGTTGCTAACTCGATTAGGAGGTTTGATGGTGAGCAGTTTTGTCTCATGACGTTGCACGAGCTACAGAACGTGCATTAGTGTTGTGCATAAATGTTGTAATGGTCGAAAGAAAATGCGTTATCAAGCTGTTAATTTAACATTGATTGATGGTACGGCCAGAATAGAACAGATGATTTGTGCGAGGTTTACGTGCTTATTAAAAACATTGTTCAAACGTTAGTGCCAAACGGTGCAATAGGTTGTTATTCTTGTCAGATTCACACACACAAGCAAACCGAACTGGGTGTTACCTCTTTGGAACGATATAACGGTTTCGCTTAATTCCTCTATCATGTGAACTCTACGTCCCTTGATTCCCATTACTTAGGATTGTTGTACACAGTCCGGtagtgaaaataaatcaaataataacaaatataaGTATACATCCGGGGTGGAGTATtggtttcgaagatattttcccGTCAGGGAGTAAAAATCAAACATTGTACCTTTTCCAGAATCAGCGTTGCGGATAACAATCTCGTCCTTGCAGTAAGTTTTGCCGGGAATTTTCGTCGGCTTCGGAAACTTGCCCGAGGTACGAATTAATTCACCGGGAGACAACGACGGGATCATCTGCTGTCCTAGAGACAATCCAGGAGGGGAGGTGCTCAACAACGAAGAATCGCCGATGACATCCGGCTGAAAAACGAATCGAACGTTGGAATGAAATATGTTCCGCCAAATGAGTCAAGCCTACCTCTACATTCGTAGCCTTGTGCTTGTAGTAGGTGTTTATACCGTCCGACACTTGCCACGACTTGGCTCGCAACTCAATCAGTTCCAACAAGTTAAGTCGCGTCATTATGTTTAACCGTTCGTCCTGCGAAGCATTTCGAAAAATTACGAACGCTCGATCTAGGGTATCTTTGGAAACGTTCTCCAGTTGCGGTCCGTACAATCGCAGATTTGCCAGTAGCGCGTTCATACCGTCCGCACTGTTACATCCACTGTTCAAACTGGCTGCAACATTTTCCGTCAATGTGATAAGTTCTTCAACTGAAAATGAAAGTGACATTCAATATGATTCGGATTTTAAGAATTGATCGTCCAGCTAAACTTACTTGATTGAACTTCGTAGACGGGTACATGACCGTGAGATTGTTTCAGTGTAGCCTTGAGCGGACGAGGCGGTTCCAGATTTTTCACCGTCCGACTTATCTGCGACATGACTATCAGCGAATTCGTTGGTCGTTCGTTTGCTGACGCGGATCAAATCCAGATCGTCCTCGCCCCAgcaactatcgatttgtgactGATTCAATGTACTTTGCAGTAGCAGACGTTATTGATTTCTACCTCAACACGAACAGAAAAAAATCCGGTGTTTTGCTCGGGTAAAGTAATTTCCAATGAATGGCGATTTGTCAATGTGGTGTGTTGGCTTTTTCCTTTACCGTTAGTTTTTCCGTTTCCTATCCTTTCTTGTTCAATACAAGTAAAACAGACACGCACTTCGTCACGTGGTGGCAAGTCAAACAATGAAAGACATATAAAACGATACAGGAACAGaacgaaaagaaaataaacGGATTTGCCGATGTTTGTGCACCTCCCCTGTGAATGCAAAGAACAGAACGTCATTAACTATATGGTAAATAAAAAGTTCTCTTGCTTCAATATATCGAATAAACATAGGTAGAAACCCTTGAAAAACAATTCTCCATCGAACGAAGTTGTACAACTTTCAAAGGCTTGTTTTGCTGTCCTAAGCGAGAGAAATTTGCTGCAATATAAACTCTgcgtccgagaaaattaagagaAAGCGGAAGCGATATGCGATCACCTCCTATCACCCCCCATACAGTGAACACGATCATTTCATCGATTGCGTGGAAAACTTGGAAGTGAAGGAATTTGCGATTAAATCATCATCTCCCGAAACAGAATCGaaaacagatacacttcaaacaccTATTCCGATTCAATTATGACAATGATTTAAAATAATCGTAGTTTTTCGATCAACCTTCATTTACTAGATTTCATTCATAATCAATGTTCAGAATCCAACTTCAACGCCACACACAACAGTAAATAAATACTGCCAAACGCCGCCCACTAGGTTGCTGCttctagcattttttttttgcaccagCACAGCTGCTGTCAAACGCGCTAATGACGGTGCGcaagtttctttttcttttatcCGAAGAAAAGAAAATAGTTCGCTTTCATTTTTTCCAGCACTAATCGAATAACAGAATCACATTTCCGCACATATTGCGGATTCTAGAAAACCAACTTGCCAATTCTAACGGGATTCTGATTGTGAAAATTACGAGAAAATACGCATTTCCCTTCGATGCATGGCTCACCTTTTTCTGCTGCTTCAACAGCTCCAACTTTCCTCAACGCGAACAATTTGTCGAATGAAATGAATGTGGTGAGTGACGGGAAAATGTGTGGCACTATAAGAAAAGAGCCCACTATAGATAGTTGATGTCATCTTTCTCTTGCCCATGTGCATGGCAAATGCGCTCAAGTGAATGTGTATGCTTGTTTTGATTGCGTTACTTGGCCAAGTCGAATGAATTCGCTTAGGTGCGCGCAGATGAGTGACTGCGAGATCGCTGTGATTGTTCAGTGATATCATTCTCATTCAGTTGGCCTCAGGGGTGGATTTTAAATACAATAAGTTTAAAATTGCAAACGGACCATTTTCcttttttaatgattttttttctataatcaTTCAGTTTGAATTTGCTGAGACTGAGAGTCATAATACATTAGAGTTTTTcccgaatctcggcaaaaatttgccgagatttgaacagccgtGTACTCTCAAACATTAGCGttccttacacgagaattatttttgtcatttcgactttcaaacagaatagtgatatcaaagcaaatctttttaatcacatcacaataatcgaaagagaaagtgatTGAAGAGAAAGTGTCACTATCTTATACGacttaatgaaaaatcaaccgagatatatgTTTCAGTGTTTATCCTCTTTACCGcgcagtagagatggtcgggtatagaaattcttatacccgaacccgacctgtacccgagtgatcagcaaaaaaaattacccgcacccgatgaaaaattaaaaaaattacccgtacccgatcaataataaaaaaaattacccgtacccgacccgtacccgataaaaaataaaaaaatttacccgtacccgattaaaaattacctgtacccgtacccgacccgaatgagtagtgaaaattttacccaaattcaggatggaaaaaattagagtgaccagagtgacgacatctcatccgtaattttggcaacaattcaaaacataccattagctttacattgaattgacaggtcgtttgctcgtttgtaacagggagctgtcattccaaacgaacagctgtcgccactctgattatagcgGCCccttgtcacgacgccatcttgatgagatcaaaatcggaacttcaaaatcagctgatagcaacgtaaacaaacaaacagtaatacttttgttttacgcgtttaccttgtttagtgcacgaaaattagtacattttgggtcgactctctcacaataactggtcggtttacctaaaatacagcagacagtgttttgggacatcaagtggagataattttcacaatttgagagtcgcgatgaatatcaaaacatcgcaatgtttggggctcgaaacgcaaGGGGCtcgacgtaatcggtatactttcaaatggctggtgctcacataccggtgtcagatgggtggattatagtcactctagaaataataaagtgttttagatagcgagccgtatcaggctctagttagTGAGTAAAATACATGAAAATGCTTGTTTATATTTAAACATATAattacactgtgaagcatgaatagatttccaatgtctttggtactttttatactcatttacaaatatcaacaaaagcgagtaatatctactcaaatttttcgagaaacaTATTCACCCAtagtgtcgtaatacccgttgtattcaattttgggtaggtatggtttttacgaaacagtggtttttacagccattgaacctctgtgccacctccggtggaaccctcaacgagtgaacccggtgaaaatttgaatatttcgtgagaaaagattttcacccgtacttttgcgactccacgttgtcacgcattgagattttcacttgtagtccagtgaaaaaaaaacgaaaattaactggcaatatagcccaacttgctgtgccatcaatcggtgttatttcaagtgaggtgacaccatccagaagtgaagaataagaagaacttctaggcagattttctgaaataaatgttcatgttttgcctttctaatatagaaaggttatgcaatcactgtgaaaaccgacttttgaaccgaggcccggagggccgagtgtcatataccattcgactcagttcgtcgagtacgcaaaatgtctgtgtgtgtgtgtgtatgtgcgtatgtgtgtatgtaacgttttttttttgcactaacttttctcggagatggctaaaccgatttgcacaaactaagattcaaatgaaaggtcttgtggtcccatacaaaattcctgaatattatttggatccgacttccggttccggaattatggggtaaaatgtgcaaaaaattgtgaaaataagtgcactaacttttctcagagatggctgaaccgattttcacaaacttagattcaaatgaaaggtcttgaggtcccataaaaaattcctgaatattatttcgatccgacttccggttcgagagttatggggtaaaatgtgcaaaaaaaagaaaatatgtgttttaacttttctcatagatggcgcgaccgattttcacaaatttaggttcaaatgaaaggtcctgtggtcccatgcgttattcctgaatttcatgcggatccgacttccgaatccggaaatatagggtaaagtgtgttaaaaattgtacaccatcactgaaaatgaggaaaaaccttaaaaaaatttctaaatcgacctcaaatcttttccaatttgatagtttttatcagtagacggtcaaacaaatctatttcgattattcttttaagaatcaaagaaaaataattttgaagaataccacagtattatatatgatattttgattgatatgagaaaggcatcattacaccactaggtggattaaaacaggttttatggttagaatcctaatgatttatatgaaaattttgaaaatcttcaaccaatatttaaaataacagttttctggtatctgaatgtgatatgagtactacactacattttatatatgaatgaaataatttttactggattgtgcattaaacagctttaaaatagcagtccattaaaacctacgtgaaaagtagggtctgaccgtaacatcttataccgttttcgtttattgatcagagcagcccgaaagctgacccagagtcgcccaaacaacgtttgatatgtttattttagcaacctgaggtcgctctagatcgcactccaatcgcgtagtttcgctcgaaaattttctcgggtcgcaccacgcatccatgcaagtttgtttatttttactttttttcatgagttgttgtttagggcgcataccacgtgttcgttttactcggagtcagactcgcccgcgtctaggtttaaaaacgaaaacggtagagCTAaagtaaacgaaaacggtattaggctaagtttatttttcggaagaactgttttgcaataaaaaattctcgtcaacgtgttaaCATATTTATGTAAAGTAACATATTTatgtcgggtaatcgatcaaaaaaaaaatttacccgtaagtgagcagtatttttttttactcgacccgacccgtacccgagtgagccgtaaattttttacccgacccgtacccgattgaaaataaaaatttttccccgtacccgaccaaaaacccgtcgggtacgggtacgggtcgggtttcgtgtaaaatacccgagacccgaccatctctaccgcACAGGCTTGTTATGTCTGTCCGCTTTGGTGCAATAAAGGATCTAAGCCGAATTATATTAACCAGCCTTGGTTCTCAATCGAGTGGTGAGAAGAGAATTGCACATCACTCCCCTTTGCTTTCTTCTTTACTCTCGCTTTATCTCCATCTCTCTTGGTCCACCTTGGTAAATTCTCGATACCTTTTTCTATCTGAAGATTCTCCAATAAGGGGAAAAtgtatatataaaatgtagtggaaCTAACATAGATATAAGAAAAGTGTAAACTAACCTTAAAAATTTGTAAATGAATCAGTAGTATTTTAGACATCAAATTGGACGGTTCATCAGTTTTATTTCTTGAAAGAAATAAGTTTTtcaatgactaagtaatgatgtatttcaaatttgatagaaaactcgtcattactaCACCAaccacgttcattaaaatggtattattttttagtaatgacatttttaatgactcgtgtaaaggCCGCtattaaaacaactgaaattctcgGTATTTTTATTTCACAGATAATTtgattttaccgagattttcggTTTCGAGAAAACTATAAATTACCGAGATCTTCGACGCTTTTggaaacaaattaccgaaattatcgGTGTTCAAGCATGTAAGCTAATGCCGAGATTTGAGATATAAAACAAACATTCTAGTTAAAACTCATtatcattgatttatttatttcaacattatGTTGGATGTTGAACTAATAGAAAATCAGATTCCGGCTACAACGAAGGCAGCGGCGTATCTAGGGGGAgggggcgccaaatttcctcggtacgccactgaacAAATGTAATGGCTCAATAATACATTGTATATTTAAAGAAATATATCATACCGGAGTCCAACCAATTTCATGCAGTAGATTAGCGTTGCGAGGATCTTTATTCCGTAAGAATGCTATGGGGGATTTCTTGTCACGAATAATCGTCgagcattgaaaaaaattgttcttaatatcacgaaacatatcgctatattcggattcaatttttatttgcacATATGAACACATGCACTTATTTACATCACTCAGTTTTGCACTGAAGAAAAATGGCTATTTTGATAAATCACCGAATGTCGGTTGTCTAAAACTTGTTTACCGAGATTTCGGTaagtttatataattattttctgatttcggcaaaacgaccaattgctggtaaacacggtaatttacaaaaccgaatatcagtataacatttttaattgcCGAGAAATAGGAAATAATAAACcgagaattttggaaaaagctatcttagccgaaatttcagtaaaatacCGCTCTGCCGTTCGTTTTCAACATCTTTTTTCGCCGAGATCAAAACTAAGTAAACGACAAAGAAAAGGTTTTCTTTCGTCTGGTGATAAAGTTTATTAATCTTCAGATGTGTATTAATATAGGTTAGGCTATTATTTTACTGACGaacattttttaaacagaaaccaatgTAATGTTATCATCTTGAGTACTACTATGTTTAGCGAttgagtaccatttattttggatacttgtcAAGTATTACTTGAGCATTTTAAAAATGTTGTTGGACTAGGCATAACACTCCATTCTAGATAAACTTTAGTTTTTGCCCAATGAATTAAGATCGACATTACTACCTCAtggtacattttttttcttccaattcagttgatttttcaaatgaattttcccgtaaatcgttaaaaacatgaACTAACTTAAAACCGATTTGATAGCTCTTACTGCATTTCATTTCAATGGGGAACtcatatattttaattattttgtagaatttttACAAGAACTAccatttgaaaatgttagaaaattcATTCTTTCTATTTTCTTTCTACCGTATAATAATTTTAGATTTTATAAAACAAATATCGGAATTGGTTTCGTTTCGGTTAAGGTTACTTTGAACGCTAGAGAAACAGATGAAAAGACGATAAATAACATTTTCTCACATGTTGAAatcgaaacagaaaattttcttttttcgaaACAAAATCTTGAGTGTTGAAAAAATAACTGAAGTGGAACAATatcccaatattgataaatgcaccaacgcaatgtattaatgtgtgattggcacattgttccaaGCGTCTTCCCCTTAAGGTGGAATATGATTTTTCTCACACGAAAAtcttttcgcttgagaaaattataaatgattttacaagtggGAATTCGTTTAACCTTGAATTTTAACAGATAAACTTGCAATCATCGTCCTCGCAGACGTACGcctctagttgtgaaacacGACGTTAGATCGCCCATTCTgtaggagcaatttttttataCGCGaacatatagggtaacagaggtattttggcccatcttacaaactttatggatttaatcgatgttaagtaacccatgttgcatcaatttgaagctaatcacatcaaattacctattgcggaaggggttctcaaagatattacaatatttggtggatatttttacaaagtgggccaaaataaaatcaatcctaaagtgggccaaaatacctctgttaccctacacaTTGAAAATCAATGCCGCTCGTGCGAAACAAAAGGTACATAAAATAAAACCGTAGAATTTCCACTTACTGTGGCTCGATACCGAACACCGCAAACCGAGCCGAGCGGATAACAAAACGAAAATTTCACCTAACCACTTTGCATGAAGGCAGGCGTAAACTGAGCAAAAAAGGTGAcagagcctatatttatagattctttTTTGGAAGAAAGTTCATACTGTGCAAAACGGTGGAGAATTTTTTCATGCAAAACGCGAAGACAAGAGGATGACAACATCATTGACAAAGCGAGTAGTTAGTGATGTGATGTGACAAGAAAGCGAAAATTTCCATATGGATTGGTATACCTACACCTACAGTAGCATCGATATGATTAATCCATTTATCTGTTACTGACAAGAGAACAAAAAGCGGTTAGACGCATCCGTAAGCAGAGACACTCACACCCAGTGCACGAACAGTGCGAGCGTTGCAAAGCCCGGAGCTCGGATTTTTCATTCGATAAATAAGAATGTTTCCATTTCGAACAGCCATTTAATTTACTTGATGAAAATACACAGCTCGTATgtacaaactaaataaaaattttaaaaccatACAAATACTCCGTTTAACAGCTGATTGGGCTTGTCGGTTTGGTTCCTTATCGTTATAGATAATCACACTTAACTCAAAATTGCTCGATAATATGAATCTACCGACTGAATCGAACACGTCCCATTGTTTAGCTCTTCTACAAAAATTACATAGTACGACAAAACGCCAGCTACCGAAGGCAACAGGAATCTATCCACTAACCAACGATCGGCTGATTTTGTTGGGCGTAGTCATGTTTCGAATTTCGATCCTAAAACGTAGAAAATATATTAGATTAGATAACATGTGGctattttaaaatgtttaaaataaaataaaatttgatctATACAATTTATTTGAGTGCATGAATCTTCTATCAAATACTTACTTGATAATTCTTGGCAGACAAGAGTGGTCTAATTTGAACTCTAGTACTTTGAGCATGGCGAGTGTGCGTAATGTTGGATTGAAATCAAGCACGTGCGTGTCACTGTAGTCGTATGAGGCAGGATCCGATAAGTGCGATGGACTGCAATAAATTAACGTAACATTTCATAGATAACTTATAATCGGCAATTTTCAAACTAAATTGAAAGCAACGCAATCCAAGCTAGTTATTTGCGTTTTGTAATAGTACCAGTAATTTATCCTTACCAAGTTCCTCCAAACAAATACATTCGCTGTCCGATAACCAAACAAGATTGTCTCCGCCTCGCCCTTGGCGATTGTCCCCATGGTCGTACTAGTCGCCACACGTACCGGTCCGGTTCGAAACAATAGAGATCGTTGAAGTGTATATCCAAATTGCCATTGTAACCACCGAAGATGTAAATTCGATTTTTGAACACAACTACAAAACAAAAGTGTCTTTATGATTACGTCAGTCAATCGTTTTAAATCATTGACGCTTACATGCAGAATGACTTCTCCTCCCTAGCGGCTCCTCCCCAGTAGTGTTGGGCATTTCCCAGCGGTTCGTTCTGAGATCTAAGCAAACAATTTTGGGACAGTATATTTCCTCCTGCGAATGGTATGGGCCCCAAGCATCCCCTCGTCCGCCAAACACGAACATCTTATGGTTGACTATTGTGGCGGAATGAAAATCGCGGTACGAAGGAGGATCTCCTTGAGTGTCAACATAAGTCCAATGCATCTTCTCAAGGTCCAAATAGTGCACGTCACACGAAAACTTATCTATGTTTTCCTCAAAACCTGTCACGAAATAAAAATGCTGATGTTTAAAAATAATCTAGACATAATATCGAGACTTAACACAAACCTCCAAAAATATACATTCGATGGCCATACATACAGGCGGAGTGTCCATCCCTTGCACCAGGAACGGTACCTGTCACAGTAGGTTTACTCCACTTCAACGTTTTCGTATCATAGCAGAAAAGAATATCACAAACGATTTCGTCGTTTCTTCCGCCCCATATGTACACCTTCTGCTCGTAGGCTACAGCAATGTGACCGTATCGTTGAAAAGGAACGTCTGGATATTTCAACGGTACTCCATGTTCGTCCTTCATCGTCGGGGCTAGAGTCCATCGTAGGTTGTTCGAGTTCAATATATGAACATCAATGGTACTAGTCGATCGGTAATCCTCGCCTGTGCAATAACCTCCGAACGAGTATATATAGTCTCCCACAGCGACGGACGCATGATTAACTCGCCTTGGACCACCCTCTAGGTTTACAATCCAACGCATAGTTAACA
This genomic window contains:
- the LOC131432055 gene encoding kelch domain-containing protein 3 encodes the protein MRWIVNLEGGPRRVNHASVAVGDYIYSFGGYCTGEDYRSTSTIDVHILNSNNLRWTLAPTMKDEHGVPLKYPDVPFQRYGHIAVAYEQKVYIWGGRNDEIVCDILFCYDTKTLKWSKPTVTGTVPGARDGHSACMYGHRMYIFGGFEENIDKFSCDVHYLDLEKMHWTYVDTQGDPPSYRDFHSATIVNHKMFVFGGRGDAWGPYHSQEEIYCPKIVCLDLRTNRWEMPNTTGEEPLGRRSHSAFVFKNRIYIFGGYNGNLDIHFNDLYCFEPDRYVWRLVRPWGQSPRARRRQSCLVIGQRMYLFGGTCPSHLSDPASYDYSDTHVLDFNPTLRTLAMLKVLEFKLDHSCLPRIIKIEIRNMTTPNKISRSLVSG